One window of Paenibacillus albicereus genomic DNA carries:
- a CDS encoding RidA family protein → MSIIEKRLAELGITLPELPAPKFSYIPVNRTGNLIYTSGFDCRIDGVLMYEGKVGSDLTIEQGQEAARQVVINLLAAMKAHLGDLDRVVKIVKLLGFVNSAPGFGDQPYVMNAASDLLIEVFGEEGRHARSAIGTSDLPFHTPVEIELIAEVRD, encoded by the coding sequence ATGTCCATCATTGAAAAACGACTTGCCGAGCTCGGCATCACGCTGCCGGAGCTGCCGGCCCCGAAATTCTCCTACATCCCGGTCAACCGGACCGGCAACCTGATCTACACCTCCGGCTTCGACTGCCGCATCGACGGCGTGCTCATGTACGAAGGCAAGGTCGGCTCCGACCTGACGATCGAGCAGGGGCAGGAAGCGGCCCGCCAGGTCGTCATCAACCTGCTGGCCGCCATGAAGGCGCATCTCGGCGACCTTGACCGCGTCGTCAAGATCGTCAAGCTGCTCGGCTTCGTCAACAGCGCGCCGGGCTTCGGCGACCAGCCGTACGTCATGAACGCGGCGTCCGACCTGCTGATCGAAGTGTTCGGCGAGGAGGGCCGCCACGCCCGCAGCGCCATCGGCACGAGCGACCTGCCGTTCCACACGCCGGTCGAGATCGAGCTCATCGCGGAAGTCCGCGACTAG